The genomic interval TTGCCCTGGAATTCAAGTGCAGTATCACGTCTTGTTTCAGTGTCAGGACAatcaatacatttacaaaaaggaCTCCAAGCAGGGtgtaaatatttcttaaatatCTTACTAATTCAGGTGGAGCCAACAAAGCCAcgcacattttatttaggaattCTTGTCCAAGTGTTGAATACAGTCACGCTTGCTTTTAAGTCTGCATTTAACCATTAAAACCCTCCTTTTATGCATAGTTTTTTTGCTGATCTCAGTACAAAGGAGACGACTCTCTTCCCTCTACCCCCTGCCCTGAAGCTCTCAGCGCTGTATCCATTATGATCCATGTTGGATCAATCCATCAATGTCTCGCTGCCTCATTGTCACTCTCCCCCTTTCTTTAGCTCCTCTTTCCCCAAGCAAGTACCAAAATATTGAAGAAATGGTCTGTCGGCCATAAAAAGGTGCTCTTATTCCAGTCTCCTCCTTTTTCTAGCCATATGTTCTGCAGTAATGAGTCATACACCTGCTACTGAAAGACACATAACAACATTAATCTGTGCATAACACTTAAAGCTAGTTACTCATGCTGTGCATTCAAGTATCTAATAAGAATGCATTGCTGTGCCTCTAAAAATGGATGTTAAATGTGTAGGGTGTGCTCCAGGAGTTGCGTATGCATGCATCCCCTGAAGATGTACAGATGCAGATTTGTATTGATTATCCTTTCAGGCCCCGAGGAGAAGACACAGGTTTCTATATTGGTCCTCTCCACCCCCATGTGAAACTCTACTCAGGAGAGATCCTGCTGAGTGGATGACTTATGATGATCAGGCAGATGACTAGCTTGAGTTGACGCTCTCCTTCTGGTCTTTTCCTGTAGTCAGCTCACACATGATCTGATACTATTCATGCCTGGTGTATTTGTAGACGCTGTTGTTCGGTTTCTAGCACAGTTCTTGGCACCGCTTTCCGCCATCGTCACATCATGGAGGCTTCATGACATTTcgagtgaaaaaaaacacacagaaaaatatctGCTGCTCCCCAAAGAAGATCCACCACCTGACTGAGTCATCCGATATGggagaaaaacatgaacaagaTGACTGTTGCACCAGATGACGCAGATTAGTTGCATTTATAACCTCTAGAGCATAGAGAAAGACACTCTTGAGAGCCACAGTGACGTCATAACTGCAGAATAACAAGGCTCAGTATGACATTTTGCTTGAGACAATCTATTATAATTGGCCTCAGATGCATTTTTGAATACTTCCACCTGCAAGATGTAAACCCGCTCTGACTGCAAGGTAGGTGAAGCCCAGCTTTCTATATCTGAAGCACCAAAGCCTATAGTGACAGCTCTTTATGAGAAAAGTGTGTTCAGACTATCTCCTGCATGCTAATTGGACTGTCACCTCGGCAAAGAGTCCACTTCTGTGATGCGGTAACATCTATCCCCAGCGCCACAGAGCTCTGACTTGTCTGAGTCAGTGATTACCCAGCCtgagcccccccaccccctcccatCTGTCTTTCTCCATCCACCTCTCCAGGACAATCATGTTAGACAAAAGTGGGATAATTCATTTTGGCAAGTGAAGGAGGGCCACGCTTGAGAGCCTCCGTGTATATGATATATGCTGTACAATACAGAGTGATGTCTGAGCCGTCACACTGCTGCGGAGACGTGGAAAACGACAAATGCTCCCTGTAGACCGTGTTGCCACTGTTGGCTGGATGCAGCAGCATCAGAGGGAAAAGCCCACACCCAGAGTGTCTATTGATAGCACGGCGAAAATGTTGTTATTCTGTGAATCCCGCAGGCAGTGCAGCAACAGATTAGAGCTCAAAAGGTATGTAGCCTGACGTTACGCAGCACAATACGAGCAACTGAATGAGGGAGACAGCAGTGCACCCCTCCCTTTTGCTGCTTCTTTTACTTTCTCCAAGCTTCTATAGTGCCGGACTTTTAGCGCTGTGAAAAGCTGAGGACAAGGGAATTTTATAGATTTTCCTTTTAGCCTTATCATTATGCATTCCTGACTGTATCGCTCCCATACAGTACCTGCACTCTCCTCATCCTGCACTATCACAACTCTTGTCATTTGAGGCCCCAGAGAGCCTGTTAGATCCTCTTGTTGCTCCTTTTTGTCAGAGCCTACTGCTCGTACTTCCCCTCAGGACATACACTGCTGTGTCCTCCGGCCCGTGGCTGCTGCGGCATCACTGCTTGTATTGTCTGGCTTGAAGCAGCCCCAAGTCAATtgcagagaacacacacacacacacacacacacacacacacacacacacacacacacacagacacactgagtAGACACATAGGCATTCGCCTCAGTGATTCCCGTTGACATCTTTGTGTCATCTTTACCACGTCACTCTGAGATTGAATTACATTGCTTGTGTTTCATAAGGATGAGGGCTTGTTGTTTCCCCTGTCATCATTAGCACATGGCTGTGTTTCCAGCCTGCATCAGGCACACAAACCACTGCAAAAGCTTATCTCCTGTCACCATGCACTTCAAATACTCAGATGACACAGCCACCCTGCAAACAATCCACTCCCGATTTCATCATACGGAGGGACGATAACTCCCCTACAGATTCTATAAACACCTGACCACACAGCCTGTCCCGCCAGCATCCCCCGAGAAACAGTCGAAGCAGTTTAGAACTGCAAATACACAGACATCTTTTTGGATAACAGCCTCAGCTTCAACCAACACATTGTGAACAATCCTGGACGCTGGAGACAAAGACTCTTAGTCATCCTCGTCAGTAAAagctcacctcctcctctttctcctcctcctgtatCGTAGCATCATCGAGCCACTCCTGCTATATGGAACCATCTGTTTCTTTGATACGTGTGGAGTTGCAAACTGGAAAACATTACAACATCCACGTCAGCGTCATTTTAGTCTGGGAATATAGAGGAGGACTTGCTATGCTGCCTTAACAACACTCATACCCCTTGTAAGAACCAAGCATTTTATAGGCTTGTATGTAAGTGATCTTATATCATTGTGTTATGAAATGTACAGTGTTCTCCTGTGTTCATTTACTTGCTCAAATATGTCAGTTTAAAGAATTAGTTAAAATTAGCttggcaggaggaggaggaggagctgataAGGGTGTAAATTCGGCACCAGGTAATGTGTTTACACTACCGCTAGCAGCTGATATTTTGCTGCAATTTCAGGCTTAAAGGGAACATTTGGATTGTTTGAAGTGGATTTGTATGAGTAAGCTTATCCATAGCCAGTGTTAAAACTACAGCAGATAGTGGAGTCGGCATACCCCCAAGAATATCACCATGGAAGTCATACACACATCAAAAGTCATACAATGACGCAAACTAACTAACATGTTGAAGCAGTAGTAGaacagcaactcctgtgttctgtgaggtaaaattactgtttttgtcaatggagtctggtgactttgaaaaaagcatagataacagcttcagtttacTGTCAGAATGGGCGGCCTCATGGCAAGGTAAAGCGATAAAAACCTTCTAAACCTTCCAAACATttaaattgatattgatttttttaaatgaggccTTTCTAGGTGAACATACAATCTCACAAATCCAAACTATCCTTTTAATATGTAAATTCATAGGAAACGTGTAGGTGAAAGGGATAAGTGATTATTACTTTTCTGGAAACTATATGTGATTGattccttgtttgtttggctTATGGTGGCCACCAACGTGAAGTGATGATTATCTACCTTTTATTTAGCCCTGCATCACTGTGTGGCAATTAAAGGAAGTGTGTCTGGTGAGTTGCCAGTTTAAGGTCAGCACTGTTGTGGCTCACAGAGCTGTACGCAGTATCCTTTTCGATGAGAGCAGCCCATGGTGGCAGTTAAGTCAGTGCTGCATAAGCATGAGATAAGAATAGAGGGTAGCTAAAAGTGTGGACTCAACACACAACTTGGACAcaaatcaaactaaaaaaacaaaacaaaaacaataaaaacatgaattccCACCCAAATTAAGAGCTCAAATTACAGAGTTGGCTGATTCTCATTACTTTAAGACTGTTTGACTATTTCATGCTGAAtccatctctgtctttctgtctgtgcatCTGCagattgtgacagtgcagcaTGACGGACACGGTGATGAGCAGCGGCTCGGATCGCTGGGGGTCCAACGACAGGCAGAGGAGCATGCACGCTAGGTAAGCATGAATGTCAGAGCATTTTCGTGTCGTTGAGCTTCTCTATTTTTCTTCCCACACTTCACTGTACTCTCCTTTGTTTCACCTGCATCCCTGTGATGTGTGATCTGTGACACAGTGATAAAGAACAGTAAGTAGACAAACTCCTACTCAGTCTCACTTATCTGCATCGTGTGAAGTGTGTATGCAAATGTGTGATACAATATCATTTAGCAGCGTAACCTCAACTGGAGAATATGTTTGGCTTGTCAGGGGCAACTGGACCATGCAGCCAGGCCCTGGTCCCGGTCCAGACCTGACAGATGAGGAGAAAGAGATAATAAACAGTGTGATTGCCCGTGCTGAGAAAATGGAGGCCATGGAGCAGGAGAGAATTGGGTGAGAGACTATAAAGCATGCAGCAGTTTCTCCAACATGTCcatgtaaaagcaaaaatgagaCTGATGATATGCATACATTTGGACCTTTGGTGATTAATGGTGACATTTTCAGTGAGATTTCAccctgtgctgctgcaggcGCTTGATAAACCGCCTGGATGATATGAAGAAGACTGTGTGTGGGGACGGACAGTCCCGCTGTTTGCTGTGTGGAGAGCAGCTGGGGTCACCTGGGGTCAGCTCAGTGGTGTGTGAGGACTGCAAAAAGGTAGATAATGAGTCAGCCAATTATTACAGCACATATGATCTCACCCCTCCACTGCAATTTACacaaaagttgaaaaaacacaataagtCATGGTCTATAAGCTTTAACTTTGTAATAGCATCGTAAATGGTGGCAGCTGgaaatctttattttctcctgtCATGTAGAACATGTGTACCAAGTGTGGCACACAGTGTAGCAGTCGGCCACGTGCTGTGTGGCTATGCAAGATCTGCAGAGAACAGCGAGAGGTGAGTGCTTTTCACCAGTGAGCAGATACAATAATTCCAGTATCTATTGGAAAGCCTTTAACGCATagaatttttctgttttctcaggtGTGGAAGAGGTCTGGTGCCTGGTTCTTTAAAGGATTCCCTAAGCATTTCTTGCCATCACCCATGCCATTATCTAAACCAAAAGAGACCAGTGGCCAGGAGGCGGCAGAGCCCAAGGGGCCGCCAGCTTCCGAGCCCAGGCAGGGAGTAACCCAGCCACAACCGCCAGGTAGATTTAACTCTTCAGCTTTAGTCTGCagtatttttcagtcattctACATTTTTGTATCAGGCAACATGCATGTACTTATCACATTTTTGACTGACCTGTTTACCTTTACATTATGTTTCTCTTAGGTCAGGGTCAGGCTCCTGCCTCTGAACAGCCAGTTTCAGGTATTCAAATTTTCAATatctagacattttttttttttaaaagaaatgttctgTCAAACTTTCCGAGCTACTTATGAGACTTCCATTTCTCAACAGTTCTGCCAAACAGTTGAGCTTAAATTTAGATTCTTGTCAATTTTTAAGtaagaagtaaataaataaactaaatactTAAGCTCCTGtgcatattttttcaaattaggATATTTTCACATGGGGGTGAAACCATTTGGAAATAGATTTAAGCCATGGATGTAAAAGGAGAGATGGACACAGAATTGGAGGCCGGGCCCCCGTTCATGCCTTagaaagctgctcagtggcacatgaagccaaaaaagctcaGTTTCTGCTGTATTAAATTACCCTGGTTGTCTACATCGTGGGGCCCATAGAACAAGCTAGGCTAACTAGCTTGCACTTTCAGAGTGCAAGCTAGTTAGCCTAGTTTGCTAATATTAGCCCtgctttttgttgtcttttcaaCACATGCTGAGTCATTGACAGCTCCTACACCTCAGCTGTCTGCTGTCTCTACAGAagcattcattattcatttgaaTATGGTCTTGTTGGTAATTACAATTTTGATCAGATAAGTAGGCAAGTCaaaatgtacatatgtatatgCATACACAggctacatacacacacacacacacacacacacatacacacacacacacacacacatacatatacagtatgtataaatttcagtttcagtgtgactttcaattatttttcaaagcgCCACCTCTTAAGTCTCATCAGATCAGCATCTGCACATGAGTCTTCTTGCAACCCCGCCTCTCATTGCTCTTTTCAAACCTTTTATCTGCTTCCCAAATTTGGCAGTGCCGCCCACTGTTGCTTAGGAGGGGGATGAAGAGCTCAATTAAGCCATCGGAAGGTGCATGCTGTGACATGGGATGAGCCTCCAGGTGGTGCTGGCATGATGGGTCACATTGTATCATTTCACACCTCCAGCGACATTACCTGAGCAATGTGATTCCTCCATAAAAGAGTTGGCAAGCTCGAGCAGATGGGCAGGCCATATAGCTGCAGCATGTACAATAGTCGGCTGCCACAGCTTGTTGTACTGTATGTAGGTCATTGCCTTTGCAATGAAAAAGCTGCAACATCAAAAGTATCCTGAGAGACTAGGGAGTGTTACAGATTCCACTGCAGTAGGAGCCTGAAGTGCTGTGATTATGCACGTCTCCCCTATGtatagtgtgtctgtgtgtttaccGTATTATGctatttatgcttattttcaggacaAGAGCCACAGGGCCGTGCTGGTTACCCACCTGTGGCCCCCAAACCATCCGTTGCGCGCATGGCCACGGGCGGGGCTGGCCCTGAAGAGGCGGGGCAGGGCAGCCCAGTGGTGATGAAGAAGATGGTGCCGGTCCAGAGCTCCAGATCACAGCCTGCTGCATCAGCCACCATGCAGCAGGGTGAGAGGCATAATCATTTCCTCAGAGTTAGAGGCAGATCTTCCTATGGGTCACATAGAAGGCCACAAGAGGGGACACCCCCACCCCACTCCCAAAAGAAACTCTCATCCAAAAAACTGAACATAACAAACACGAATAAGACAAAATGACAAGGCAAAAGCTATTCGAAGCgcagcacaaaaacaagaataaatttgtaaatttgtacAAACTGTATAATTCATTGTTAATTTGTTATTAGTGTTGTTTGTTAGCTAAgttgtgtctttgtgttcatttctcATCAGCTCTTGTACATCAGTATaactaatattaataataacaacaaatttgGGGTGCCTAGGGCCTAAAATATACAAGGTCCAACAGTGTTTCCTCATGTCTCAACCAAATTCTACATTCCTAATGGTGATTTAGTGCAGTCTCAAATTTACTGTGGTTGTAGGTCCAGTTGCAGGAGATGGAGGGGCTTTCTCTTCTGGTGTAGTTCCATCAGAGCAGAGAGCGCCTCCTGCTGCAAGAGAGGACAGGAGGCAGCCTGCTGCCTACAGCGCTCCTCCCGCCCGACAGCAACCTCCcccagctgaggaggaggaggaggccaacGACTATGACTCTGATGAAGCCAGTAAGTACACCGTCTGCTCGCTCTTCTTGTAAGGTGGCTGGTGTCTCCAGTTTAATCTACCGTCATGTACAGTTTGACATGTgtaatttcttttcattcatttaaggTAAATTGcatcagatgtgtttttttaaataaagcaaaacatatAATCATTCAGCATGCAGTACTGGGCGTTGATGACAATTTGGCAGCATCTCCACTTCCCTAAGGGATCCTTAGTCACACTGTGCTGATGCTTGATTTCTGCCTTTTAGTCTGCTGGTAATAATTCATATCTATAAATTGCCCAGTAGCAAACAGGAAGTATCATTCTGGCAGCATCTATTGAGCTGGgtagaaaatgacaaatgataAGCACCATATGTTATAGAAGCATGATAATCAATATCTGAGGAACGACGCAGAGGAAGATGTGAATCACAAAGTCAATAGTGATGCACAAACTATGTAAtcag from Plectropomus leopardus isolate mb chromosome 6, YSFRI_Pleo_2.0, whole genome shotgun sequence carries:
- the rph3ab gene encoding rabphilin-3A, which translates into the protein MTDTVMSSGSDRWGSNDRQRSMHASDKEQGNWTMQPGPGPGPDLTDEEKEIINSVIARAEKMEAMEQERIGRLINRLDDMKKTVCGDGQSRCLLCGEQLGSPGVSSVVCEDCKKNMCTKCGTQCSSRPRAVWLCKICREQREVWKRSGAWFFKGFPKHFLPSPMPLSKPKETSGQEAAEPKGPPASEPRQGVTQPQPPGQGQAPASEQPVSGQEPQGRAGYPPVAPKPSVARMATGGAGPEEAGQGSPVVMKKMVPVQSSRSQPAASATMQQGPVAGDGGAFSSGVVPSEQRAPPAAREDRRQPAAYSAPPARQQPPPAEEEEEANDYDSDEATTLGSLEFSLLYEQESNSLHCSILRAKGLKPMDSNGLADPYVKLHLLPGASKSNKLRTKTLRNTRNPAWSETLTYHGLTDEDMQRKTLRLSVCDEDKFGHNEFIGETRVALKKLKMNQKKNFNVCLERVIPTKRTAAAGGARGISLYEDEPGKDGGEVEERGRILISLMYSTQQNRLLVGVVRCVHLAAMDANGYSDPYVKICLKPDMGKKAKCKTQIKKRTLNPEFNEEFGYEIKHSELAKKTLDISVWDYDIGKSNDYIGGCQLGITAKGERLKHWYECLKNKDKKIERWHTLYNDNNVASD